The Brassica oleracea var. oleracea cultivar TO1000 chromosome C7, BOL, whole genome shotgun sequence sequence TCATAAGATCATAGTTAGAGTTCTGAAAGGATCGTGATTAAGAAAAACAGAAAGAAAGAAAGAAAAATGGCATAGTGAGGAGAGCTTCATTTGGAAAAATGAGCAGAATGAGAGACTGGAACAGTCTAAGATTCCACAAAAATCTGAATCCACAAACCAGACTTGAAAGGGAAAAGTAAGCAAACGCATTTGTGAAGCAAAGGAAGATAACCTGTAAAAGTGCCACAAGGTTTCCTGTAATCATCATCCTTCCGCAAGATTGTAACGTGATTCCCCGAAGTGACAGCCACAAATTCTCCTCTCGGTGAAATAAATAATGAAACAGGTTTATTATTTTTCCTCGGATTCCAATATCCACTCCACTTTTCCTTGAGCTGACTAACACCTTAATAACCATAAAAAAGGATAGCGATCAAGAAGATGCATGTGTCAAACAATGGGCTATAAAATGCTATTTCAAAGAGATGTACACGGAATGAACACCACGAACTCATCAAACAAAACATTCAAACTCACAAGATCTAAGGGTTTGTGCATGGACTTTGCTAAAAAGACAACAAATAATCATAACAACTCCTGGCCATTGAAATTCACCTATGTAATCTACTACATATCACAGTATTTTGATACGCAAGTTTGAGAAAACAATCATGAAAGCATGTCAGCTATAGTGCCAATAAAAGTTTTAACAGTATACATATATACACTGAAGTAATCACTTAACAAAGCTAGAGAAGATGATAAAGCTCCATCCAAGAGTAGTAAATCAAAGCAGGTAGAAGAAATTGAGAATCAACTAACCTCTTATAGAGACAAGAGACCGAAGCCCTCCTTTGGAACCCGTTCCATCAGCCTGAACTCCATCATCAGATCAAAGCAAAAATGTAAGATGTAAAAAACAGCAGAGCAGAGCACAGAGGATTAGTAAGTAAAGGATGAATCTTGTACCTGAGGAAGAGGAGGGTATCTAGGAACAAAGGGCAATGAGGCATGATTACGTATCTCGTACTGAACGTTTTGCCCACGACTTTCCATGATCTCGATCGAGACACCGTCGTCTTGGGATCAGGACGCCTCTTCAATTGTGAAGTTCTCTGCGCAACGAATCGACTCGGGGTTTAAATTGATCGGAGATCTAATTAGCAGGAGAAAAACGAAACTCCAGACGATCGTTTTCTCTCTGAGATTGATAATTATTTTCACAGCCTAACCCTAATACATCAGCATTCTCATCGTTTGAACCACAAACTATTTAATGGTTCAAAAAAACCCAATTGACAAAATTAAACTTCAGGCACTTGAAGATGAATTGAAGGAGGTGAGATTGCAATCGAGCGTATGAAACAAGAATCTATAACATACCTGAGTACAATTCGATAATTAAGCTCACAGAACTCGGGAAGGAAACCGTGAACGATGGCGACTGAAACAGATCGTGTGAAGCTTCGCCGACGAGCATAGAAAGCACGACGACTCTGCGATTAAACTAATTAAAAAAAAAAAGAAAAAACCTATAGACGGTTTATTGTAATTGGAACTTGACAGTCTAAAATCCGGCCCGGTTCAACCAAAACATCCGGCTAAGCGTATGTTTAATGTTATCTCGTCTTCTTTATACGGCTGGTTATATTAAACCAGATAAATTATCATATTGTCAATTTTTGGTTAAAGTTTTGGTTCGTCCTAGTTATCAAAACCGGTTAATAAAACCCGGAATCTAAATCATAAACCGTAAACAGTGGCGCCAAATTAAACCCGGTCAAAATTTTCCCCCGCAAATCCAGAGCGCGAACTCTACTAGTTTATTTACCTCAGCTGCTAGATCTCAATCTCTCACTCTCTCTCTATCTCTATCTCTCTTTCTGTTAATCGTAAAAGTTCGACGATGGTGGTTTCGCTGCGAAGAAGAACCCAAGCTACAAACCCTAGATCCGATCTCCCGAGATCCCTAGCAGCAGACGATTCCGATTCGGAGCTGGACACGGTATGCGAAGAATGCAGCTCCGGGAAACAACCGGCGAAGCTCCTTCTCTGTGACAAATGCGATAAAGGGTTCCATCTCTTCTGTCTAAGGCCAATCCTCGTCTCAGTTCCCAAAGGCTCTTGGTTCTGCCCTTCCTGTTCTCAACACCAGATCCCCAAATGTAAGCTTTACCCCCAAAACCCCAAATCTTTGTTCCGTTACACGACGTCGTTTAGCTGATGTAATTGTAAAAAATAAAAATTGCAGCTTTCCCTCTTGTTCAGACCAAACTAATCGACTTCTTCCGGATTAAGCGGGGTCCGGACTCGACTTCTCCAGGTAAAAAAGTTTACACCTTTTCGTGATCTTGTGTAATTATGTAATCTCAATCCAGAGAGTGGTGTGTGTTTGTAGATAGCAGCATTGGGAAGAAACGGAAACGGACAAGCTTGGTGATGTCTAAGAAGAAGAGGAAGCTTCTTCCGTACATTCCCACCGTTGATCCTCAACGGAGGCTCGAGCAGATGGCGTCTCTGGCCACTGCGTTGAGAGCGTCCAACACCGAGTTCAGAAACGAGCTCACTTATGTATCTGGCAAGGCTCCAAGATCTGACAACAAGGCTGTCCTTGAGAAAGGAGGCATGCAGGTATTGAGTTCGCTCTTGTTCTTCAATCACATTTGATAGATTTGGTTAATAGTCTCCATCACTAAAAGGATGATTTTTGTATTCAATGTCAAACAGGTTTTAAGTAAACAAGACGCAGAGACCTTAGCCTTGTGCAAGAACATGATGGACCGCGGTGAATGCCCGCCACTTATGGTCGTCTTTGATCCCTATGAAGGGTACTTTAACCTCCTTATAAGCTTCTCTTTTTCACTCTTTAGAGATATGTATTTTTAACAATGTAGAATGATATTTGAATTAGATGGTTTTAAACTTGAAACAGGTTCACAGTAGAGGCGGACAGGTGTATAAAAGACTTAACCATAATCACGGAGTATGTTGGAGATGTTGATTATTTGAGTAACAGAGAAGATGACTATGATGGAGACAGCATGATGACACTACTCCATGCCTCTGATCCTTTGCAATGTCTAGTTATTTGTCCTGACAAACGCAGTAACATTGCTCGCTTCATTAGCGGCATCAACAATCACACACCGTGAGTTTTCTCTTCCCTTTCTTATATAGTCCTTTCTTATATAGTCCCTTAAGTAACAAAACCAGAACTGACTTGATGATCCTCATTTTTGTGAACTGTGCAGAGAAGGGAGGAAGAAGCAGAACCTGAAGTGTGTGAGGTTCAACATCAACGGAGAAGCTAGAGTTCTTCTGGTAGCTAACAGAGACATATCTAAAGGAGAGCGATTGTATTATGATTACAACGGATATGAACATGAATATCCTACTGAACATTTTGTATAAACACTAGAAAGTGAATAAATATTTATAAGATTGTTCAACAAGAAAACCAAAACTGTCTCTAGTGTTTTTTGACCTCCTCATATGCTCTAACTGGGCCTAGACCAGGAAGCAAACTTTACTTCAAGTTGGACCACAAAACATGAAGCCTTTGTTATATTTAATTACCAAAAAAATATGTAAGGGGAAGAAAAATAAAGAGTGTTGGTGGGAAGGAAGAGAAAAGGACCACAAGAAAACAGAGTAGGAATAATTGAGGAGAGTAGGATGGTCCATCCAAAGCACCTAAAGAGTCTGACAGTACCTTGAAAGACTTTGAGAGTTAGCATCAGAACAACACTTCCTTTCCTTTCTCATTTCTGCACATCACTGAGGTATCCAACCTCTTTCTTTCCCCCACCCCCACCACATGCATTTATCACCACTTCAAATTGGAATTGTAAGAACATAAAATAAGTTAAAATTAGGAATCTTATTGTGAGGTATATATATATTTGTAAGATTGGTGGTGTCTTTTGGTTTTTATTGTTTTAGTGAAAGCTTATTACATCAATCAACAAAGAATGCTAAATTGGGTTCGCTATAGAGGGATGTACAGGTTTTCGGATCCAAAACTTCTTAGTCATTAAAATAAAAAATGTAGTTCTGTGTAAAACACTTGAGATATAAAATAGTTTATGTTATTAACCAAATGATGATCGATCATGGACCAGCCCGTACTGCAGGCCCAATCCGGGACATGATAAAGACAACCAGAGACTATGTGTTTATCTAGTATATATTTCATGTATATCTGTAACATAGTGTTTATCATTATCCTTATCTTGTTAGGATAAACATGACCTTATGACAGTCTAATACCTTGTATATATATGGACCTTCTGGTCGACAGTAATGATAACAGAAGTATTTCCCCAACACTTCATTTACAACACGTTATCAGCACGACGTTGCTCTCATAAATCCTAACCCTAAAAACCAGAAATAAATCCGAGCAGTAAAAACCCTAATTCCCGACAAACTTCAAACAGCTCTATCCCTCAACTCCGGTGGATCTAGACGACGAGCCAGATACCAAATTAAAGCTCTTGACGAGACGAAGCCAACGCCGCTAACCCTGCATCAATCGAAGTTCGGACGCGCCCCCACGCTCAGCTACAATACAGGCGGAAAATTTGTTCCAGAAACCAAAATCTCTCTCAACCATATACCAGTCTCCTATTCCAACAAGCAGCAACAAAAACAATAATTCCGAGCAATCCATCAGCTAACCAGGAAGATCTCTAACTGATAGACCGATCAACCCATCAAAAGTTTTCAGGTATCATCGAAAACTCATCTAAAACCCATAAAGTATTAAATACCCCCATCCGCAGCCATGTAGCTATATTTAGCAACATGTCTCTGCAAATAAAATAAAACCAGAAACCATAAACTCTTTAAAATCTCGAACCTGAACTTGTTTTGAACCTGTTCTTAATCTGAAACTGATTTTAAAATTGTTTAAAACTTTTCCTGATGATAGTTTCACATTAGAACTGTTTAGGNNNNNNNNNNNNNNNNNNNNNNNNNNNNNNNNNNNNNNNNNNNNNNNNNNNNNNNNNNNNNNNNNNNNNNNNNNNNNNNNNNNNNNNNNNNNNNNNNNNNNNNNNNNNNNNNNNNNNNNNNNNNNNNNNNNNNNNNNNNNNNNNNNNNNNNNNNNNNNNNNNNNNNNNNNNNNNNNNNNNNNNNNNNNNNNNNNNNNNNNNNNNNNNNNNNNNNNNNNNNNNNNNNNNNNNNNNNNNNNNNNNNNNNNNNNNNNNNNNNNNNNNNNNNNNNNNNNNNNNNNNNNNNNNNNNNNNNNNNNNNNNNNNNNNNNNNNNNNNNNNNNNNNNNNNNNNNNNNNNNNNNNNNNNNNNNNNNNNNNNNNNNNNNNNNNNNNNNNNNNNNNNNNNNNNNNNNNNNNNNNNNNNNNNNNNNNNNNNNNNNNNNNNNNNNNNNNNNNNNNNNNNNNNNNNNNNNNNNNNNNNNNNNNNNNNNNNNNNNNNNNNNNNNNNNNNNNNNNNNNNNNNNNNNNNNNNNNNNNNNNNNNNNNNNNNNNNNNNNNNNNNNNNNNNNNNNNNNNNNNNNNNNNNNNNNNNNNNNNNNNNNNNNNNNNNNNNNNNNNNNNNNNNNNNNNNNNNNNNNNNNNNNNNNNNNNNNNNNNNNNNNNNNNNNNNNNNNNNNNNNNNNNNNNNNNNNNNNNNNNNNNNNNNNNNNNNNNNNNNNNNNNNNNNNNNNNNNNNNNNNNNNNNNNNNNNNNNNNNNNNNNNNNNNNNNNNNNNNNNNNNNNNNNNNNNNNNNNNNNNNNNNNNNNNNNNNNNNNNNNNNNNNNNNNNNNNNNNNNNNNNNNNNNNNNNNNNNNNNNNNNNNNNNNNNNNNNNNNNNNNNNNNNNNNNNNNNNNNNNNNNNNNNNNNNNNNNNNNNNNNNNNNNNNNNNNNNNNNNNNNNNNNNNNNNNNNNNNNNNNNNNNNNNNNNNNNNNNNNNNNNNNNNNNNNNNNNNNNNNNNNNNNNNNNNNNNNNNNNNNNNNNNNNNNNNNNNNNNNNNNNNNNNNNNNNNNNNNNNNNNNNNNNNNNNNNNNNNNNNNNNNNNNNNNNNNNNNNNNNNNNNNNNNNNNNNNNNNNNNNNNNNNNNNNNNNNNNNNNNNNNNNNNNNNNNNNNNNNNNNNNNNNNNNNNNNNNNNNNNNNNNNNNNNNNNNNNNNNNNNNNNNNNNNNNNNNNNNNNNNNNNNNNNNNNNNNNNNNNNNNNNNNNNNNNNNNNNNNNNNNNNNNNNNNNNNNNNNNNNNNNNNNNNNNNNNNNNNNNNNNNNNNNNNNNNNNNNNNNNNNNNNNNNNNNNNNNNNNNNNNNNNNNNNNNNNNNNNNNNNNNNNNNNNNNNNNNNNNNNNNNNNNNNNNNNNNNNNNNNNNNNNNNNNNNNNNNNNNNNNNNNNNNNNNNNNNNNNNNNNNNNNNNNNNNNNNNNNNNNNNNNNNNNNNNNNNNNNNNNNNNNNNNNNNNNNNNNNNNNNNNNNNNNNNNNNNNNNNNNNNNNNNNNNNNNNNNNNNNNNNNNNNNNNNNNNNNNNNNNNNNNNNNNNNNNNNNNNNNNNNNNNNNNNNNNNNNNNNNNNNNNNNNNNNNNNNNNNNNNNNNNNNNNNNNNNNNNNNNNNNNNNNNNNNNNNNNNNNNNNNNNNNNNNNNNNNNNNNNNNNNNNNNNNNNNNNNNNNNNNNNNNNNNNNNNNNNNNNNNNNNNNNNNNNNNNNNNNNNNNNNNNNNNNNNNNNNNNNNNNNNNNNNNNNNNNNNNNNNNNNNNNNNNNNNNNNNNNNNNNNNNNNNNNNNNNNNNNNNNNNNNNNNNNNNNNNNNNNNNNNNNNNNNNNNNNNNNNNNNNNNNNNNNNNNNNNNNNNNNNNNNNNNNNNNNNNNNNNNNNNNNNNNNNNNNNNNNNNNNNNNNNNNNNNNNNNNNNNNNNNNNNNNNNNNNNNNNNNNNNNNNNNNNNNNNNNNNNNNNNNNNNNNNNNNNNNNNNNNNNNNNNNNNNNNNNNNNNNNNNNNNNNNNNNNNNNNNNNNNNNNNNNNNNNNNNNNNNNNNNNNNNNNNNNNNNNNNNNNNNNNNNNNNNNNNNNNNNNNNNNNNNNNNNNNNNNNNNNNNNNNNNNNNNNNNNNNNNNNNNNNNNNNNNNNNNNNNNNNNNNNNNNNNNNNNNNNNNNNNNNNNNNNNNNNNNNNNNNNNNNNNNNNNNNNNNNNNNNNNNNNNNNNNNNNNNNNNNNNNNNNNNNNNNNNNNNNNNNNNNNNNNNNNNNNNNNNNNNNNNNNNNNNNNNNNNNNNNNNNNNNNNNNNNNNNNNNNNNNNNNNNNNNNNNNNNNNNNNNNNNNNNNNNNNNNNNNNNNNNNNNNNNNNNNNNNNNNNNNNNNNNNNNNNNNNNNNNNNNNNNNNNNNNNNNNNNNNNNNNNNNNNNNNNNNNNNNNNNNNNNNNNNNNNNNNNNNNNNNNNNNNNNNNNNNNNNNNNNNNNNNNNNNNNNNNNNNNNNNNNNNNNNNNNNNNNNNNNNNNNNNNNNNNNNNNNNNNNNNNNNNNNNNNNNNNNNNNNNNNNNNNNNNNNNNNNNNNNNNNNNNNNNNNNNNNNNNNNNNNNNNNNNNNNNNNNNNNNNNNNNNNNNNNNNNNNNNNNNNNNNNNNNNNNNNNNNNNNNNNNNNNNNNNNNNNNNNNNNNNNNNNNNNNNNNNNNNNNNNNNNNNNNNNNNNNNNNNNNNNNNNNNNNNNNNNNNNNNNNNNNNNNNNNNNNNNNNNNNNNNNNNNNNNNNNNNNNNNNNNNNNNNNNNNNNNNNNNNNNNNNNNNNNNNNNNNNNNNNNNNNNNNNNNNNNNNNNNNNNNNNNNNNNNNNNNNNNNNNNNNNNNNNNNNNNNNNNNNNNNNNNNNNNNNNNNNNNNNNNNNNNNNNNNNNNNNNNNNNNNNNNNNNNNNNNNNNNNNNNNNNNNNNNNNNNNNNNNNNNNNNNNNNNNNNNNNNNNNNNNNNNNNNNNNNNNNNNNNNNNNNNNNNNNNNNNNNNNNNNNNNNNNNNNNNNNNNNNNNNNNNNNNNNNNNNNNNNNNNNNNNNNNNNNNNNNNNNNNNNNNNNNNNNNNNNNNNNNNNNNNNNNNNNNNNNNNNNNNNNNNNNNNNNNNNNNNNNNNNNNNNNNNNNNNNNNNNNNNNNNNNNNNNNNNNNNNNNNNNNNNNNNNNNNNNNNNNNNNNNNNNNNNNNNNNNNNNNNNNNNNNNNNNNNNNNNNNNNNNNNNNNNNNNNNNNNNNNNNNNNNNNNNNNNNNNNNNNNNNNNNNNNNNNNNNNNNNNNNNNNNNNNNNNNNNNNNNNNNNNNNNNNNNNNNNNNNNNNNNNNNNNNNNNNNNNNNNNNNNNNNNNNNNNNNNNNNNNNNNNNNNNNNNNNNNNNNNNNNNNNNNNNNNNNNNNNNNNNNNNNNNNNNNNNNNNNNNNNNNNNNNNNNNNNNNNNNNNNNNNNNNNNNNNNNNNNNNNNNNNNNNNNNNNNNNNNNNNNNNNNNNNNNNNNNNNNNNNNNNNNNNNNNNNNNNNNNNNNNNNNNNNNNNNNNNNNNNNNNNNNNNNNNNNNNNNNNNNNNNNNNNNNNNNNNNNNNNNNNNNNNNNNNNNNNNNNNNNNNNNNNNNNNNNNNNNNNNNNNNNNNNNNNNNNNNNNNNNNNNNNNNNNNNNNNNNNNNNNNNNNNNNNNNNNNNNNNNNNNNNNNNNNNNNNNNNNNNNNNNNNNNNNNNNNNNNNNNNNNNNNNNNNNNNNNNNNNNNNNNNNNNNNNNNNNNNNNNNNNNNNNNNNNNNNNNNNNNNNNNNNNNNNNNNNNNNNNNNNNNNNNNNNNNNNNNNNNNNNNNNNNNNNNNNNNNNNNNNNNNNNNNNNNNNNNNNNNNNNNNNNNNNNNNNNNNNNNNNNNNNNNNNNNNNNNNNNNNNNNNNNNNNNNNNNNNNNNNNNNNNNNNNNNNNNNNNNNNNNNNNNNNNNNNNNNNNNNNNNNNNNNNNNNNNNNNNNNNNNNNNNNNNNNNNNNNNNNNNNNNNNNNNNNNNNNNNNNNNNNNNNNNNNNNNNNNNNNNNNNNNNNNNNNNNNNNNNNNNNNNNNNNNNNNNNNNNNNNNNNNNNNNNNNNNNNNNNNNNNNNNNNNNNNNNNNNNNNNNNNNNNNNNNNNNNNNNNNNNNNNNNNNNNNNNNNNNNNNNNNNNNNNNNNNNNNNNNNNNNNNNNNNNNNNNNNNNNNNNNNNNNNNNNNNNNNNNNNNNNNNNNNNNNNNNNNNNNNNNNNNNNNNNNNNNNNNNNNNNNNNNNNNNNNNNNNNNNNNNNNNNNNNNNNNNNNNNNNNNNNNNNNNNNNNNNNNNNNNNNNNNNNNNNNNNNNNNNNNNNNNNNNNNNNNNNNNNNNNNNNNNNNNNNNNNNNNNNNNNNNNNNNNNNNNNNNNNNNNNNNNNNNNNNNNNNNNNNNNNNNNNNNNNNNNNNNNNNNNNNNNNNNNNNNNNNNNNNNNNNNNNNNNNNNNNNNNNNNNNNNNNNNNNNNNNNNNNNNNNNNNNNNNNNNNNNNNNNNNNNNNNNNNNNNNNNNNNNNNNNNNNNNNNNNNNNNNNNNNNNNNNNNNNNNNNNNNNNNNNNNNNNNNNNNNNNNNNNNNNNNNNNNNNNNNNNNNNNNNNNNNNNNNNNNNNNNNNNNNNNNNNNNNNNNNNNNNNNNNNNNNNNNNNNNNNNNNNNNNNNNNNNNNNNNNNNNNNNNNNNNNNNNNNNNNNNNNNNNNNNNNNNNNNNNNNNNNNNNNNNNNNNNNNNNNNNNNNNNNNNNNNNNNNNNNNNNNNNNNNNNNNNNNNNNNNNNNNNNNNNNNNNNNNNNNNNNNNNNNNNNNNNNNNNNNNNNNNNNNNNNNNNNNNNNNNNNNNNNNNNNNNNNNNNNNNNNNNNNNNNNNNNNNNNNNNNNNNNNNNNNNNNNNNNNNNNNNNNNNNNNNNNNNNNNNNNNNNNNNNNNNNNNNNNNNNNNNNNNNNNNNNNNNNNNNNNNNNNNNNNNNNNNNNNNNNNNNNNNNNNNNNNNNNNNNNNNNNNNNNNNNNNNNNNNNNNNNNNNNNNNNNNNNNNNNNNNNNNNNNNNNNNNNNNNNNNNNNNNNNNNNNNNNNNNNNNNNNNNNNNNNNNNNNNNNNNNNNNNNNNNNNNNNNNNNNNNNNNNNNNNNNNNNNNNNNNNNNNNNNNNNNNNNNNNNNNNNNNNNNNNNNNNNNNNNNNNNNNNNNNNNNNNNNNNNNNNNNNNNNNNNNNNNNNNNNNNNNNNNNNNNNNNNNNNNNNNNNNNNNNNNNNNNNNNNNNNNNNNNNNNNNNNNNNNNNNNNNNNNNNNNNNNNNNNNNNNNNNNNNNNNNNNNNNNNNNNNNNNNNNNNNNNNNNNNNNNNNNNNNNNNNNNNNNNNNNNNNNNNNNNNNNNNNNNNNNNNNNNNNNNNNNNNNNNNNNNNNNNNNNNNNNNNNNNNNNNNNNNNNNNNNNNNNNNNNNNNNNNNNNNNNNNNNNNNNNNNNNNNNNNNNNNNNNNNNNNNNNNNNNNNNNNNNNNNNNNNNNNNNNNNNNNNNNNNNNNNNNNNNNNNNNNNNNNNNNNNNNNNNNNNNNNNNNNNNNNNNNNNNNNNNNNNNNNNNNNNNNNNNNNNNNNNNNNNNNNNNNNNNNNNNNNNNNNNNNNNNNNNNNNNNNNNNNNNNNNNNNNNNNNNNNNNNNNNNNNNNNNNNNNNNNNNNNNNNNNNNNNNNNNNNNNNNNNNNNNNNNNNNNNNNNNNNNNNNNNNNNNNNNNNNNNNNNNNNNNNNNNNNNNNNNNNNNNNNNNNNNNNNNNNNNNNNNNNNNNNTGGCACATACGAAGAGATATAAGTCCGAATGAACGAAATTCATGGCACATACGAAGATAAAGCCATTGGCACATTGGCACATACGAAGAGATAGCAGCAAAAATGTACATCCTGACCACATCTTAATGGAGTTCCAAAAGACATACCAACGTCCAAGACTTACAAGTTCATTCAAGGAGAATCCAGCTGATCATCTTCACCAAGTCATAGGCAACTTCAACGTTCAAGAAGACTCGGATACCAGATGGGAATGCGTCTACTACAGTGATGCATTCATCTGGGGGAGTTCATGTGTTGTACTCTTTTTCCTGTCCTTGGTTTCCCATTTTGCCACATTGGTTTTGGGGTTTTTCAGGAGAGGTTTTAATGAGGCAACATTAAGCATGCAACGAACCTGTACCGGATGTGTCGATCAAGGGGGAGTGTTATAAACCAAATGATGATCGACCATGGACCAGTCAGTACTGCAGGCCCAATCCGGGACATGATAAAGACAACTAGAGACTATGTGTTTATCTAGTATATATTCCATGTATATCTGTAACATAGTATTTATCCTTATCCTTATTTTGTTAGGATAACCATGACCTTATGACGGTCTAATACCTTGTATATATATGGACCTTCTGGTCGACAGTAATGATAACAGAAATATTTCCCCAACACTTCATTTACAACAGTTTATTTATTAATCTAGGTTAATTAATAAGGGCACTATTGATTATACTTAAATAAAAGGGTGGGATTTAAAATGTTTTAAGAGTTTAGTGCATTTAACAGTAATAATAAAAAGAGAAACATATTTGCATGCTTGGTCCCCAAGATAGAAATGATTATTATTTGCTAAAGCTACTTTTCACACCACCATTTGTTGTCTCCTTAATATTTGGCACTCGTAACTCCTAACAGACGCCATCACAAAATTTTGTAAATTGTAATTTTCTACAAAGTTAAAAAGACAACATCATTACTAATTGCTTTCCCCTTAACATCAAACCATTATGGATTTTCAAGTGATTAATTCGTTATTTGATGTTAGTTATATTTTTAATCTTATGTAGCCCATAGAACAAGAAAAAGGAAAAGAAAAGGAGCAAGTGGTTAAAGCTTATTATAATCGGATACGTATGATAATGAACGGGATGTGAAGGCTCTTTGGCAAGTTTCATCGGATATTGTCTTCACGTGATTCACGCCACTCTTTCTCCAATCGACGTGATGTCATGCGTAAATATAATATATTTCATAATGGGGGGTTTTTTTTTCGGGTTTTTCTCTGAACTCATTTCGATCAATTCTATTTTTCAGTTTCTTTTGGCTACTTTCAGTCTTATCTTCGATGATCAGAGCAGAAATATCTGTCTTTCATCAATCTTTTGTGGCTTTTATTTCTTCTTTGTTCTCTCTTTTTCTTTTCACTCTCTTGCCCTTTATTTTGGTCGGGGGAAGCATGTTAATTATA is a genomic window containing:
- the LOC106305738 gene encoding histone-lysine N-methyltransferase ATXR6; protein product: MVVSLRRRTQATNPRSDLPRSLAADDSDSELDTVCEECSSGKQPAKLLLCDKCDKGFHLFCLRPILVSVPKGSWFCPSCSQHQIPKSFPLVQTKLIDFFRIKRGPDSTSPDSSIGKKRKRTSLVMSKKKRKLLPYIPTVDPQRRLEQMASLATALRASNTEFRNELTYVSGKAPRSDNKAVLEKGGMQVLSKQDAETLALCKNMMDRGECPPLMVVFDPYEGFTVEADRCIKDLTIITEYVGDVDYLSNREDDYDGDSMMTLLHASDPLQCLVICPDKRSNIARFISGINNHTPEGRKKQNLKCVRFNINGEARVLLVANRDISKGERLYYDYNGYEHEYPTEHFV